One stretch of Paroedura picta isolate Pp20150507F chromosome 13, Ppicta_v3.0, whole genome shotgun sequence DNA includes these proteins:
- the DGCR8 gene encoding microprocessor complex subunit DGCR8, producing the protein MMESYENAPPLPKESATEVNVENDSCPPPLPPNEQPPPPPLQTSSDAEVMDVGSGGDGQSETPAGDTPTVGRMQLLTKGSSCYKSRLIVDPNSDQSPRTARHAPSVRKFTPDLKLLKDVKISVSFTESCKSKDRKVLYTGAEQDYEADSGLGVNNVNGDMHVCPFGGSNGQATRVAGEADEKKDDENDVDQEKRVEYAVLDDLEDFTDNLMEIDEEGGFTSKAIVQSDKADEENLNYSYEDEFDNDVDALLEEGLCVPKKRRIDEKYTGESDHHSDGETTVQPMMTKIKTVLKSRGRPPTEPLPDGWIMTFHNSGIPVYLHRESRVVTWSRPYFLGTGSIRKHDPPLSSIPCLHYKKMKENEEREQNNDITPNGEVSPVKLADKALESECQAEEPDSTGADSGTLEEKDPSGGDAAQGALGQVKAKVEVCKDESVDLEDFRHYLEKRFDFEQVTVKKFRTWAERRQFNREMKRKQAESERPILPANQKLITLSVQDAPTKKEFVINPNGKSEVCILHEYMQRVLKVRPVYNFFECENPSEPFGASVIIDGVTYGAGTASSKKLAKNKAARATLEILIPDFVKQTSEEKPKDSEELEYFNHISIEDSRVYELTSKAGLLSPYQILHECLKRNHGMGDTSIKFEVIPGKNQKSEYVMTCGKHTVRGWCKNKRVGKQLASQKILQLLHPHVKNWGSLLRMYGRESSKMVKQETSDKSVIELQQYAKKNKPNLHILNKLQEEMRKLAQEREETRKKPKMTIVESAQPGSEPLCTVDV; encoded by the exons atgaTGGAGTCCTATGAAAATGCACCCCCCCTTCCAAAAGAGTCAGCAACAGAAGTGAATGTGGAGAACGATTCTTGTCCCCCACCACTGCCGCCTAATGAAcagcctccaccacctccccTGCAAACGTCCAGTGACGCAGAGGTAATGGACGTTGGCTCTGGTGGTGATGGACAGTCAGAGACCCCTGCTGGGGACACGCCCACTGTcggcagaatgcagctgctcacaAAGGGATCTTCATGCTACAAAAGTCGTCTTATCGTAGATCCTAACAGCGACCAAAGTCCAAGAACTGCTCGCCATGCGCCTTCAGTTAGAAAGTTCACCCCTGATCTTAAGTTGCTTAAAGATGTCAAAATTAGCGTTAGCTTTACGGAAAGCTGCAAAAGCAAAGACAGGAAAGTTCTGTACACTGGAGCTGAGCAAGATTACGAGGCAGATTCAGGCTTAGGCGTTAATAATGTCAATGGTGATATGCATGTTTGTCCTTTTGGGGGTAGTAACGGTCAAGCTACGCGGGTAGCCGGGGAAGCCGATGAGAAAAAAGACGACGAGAATGATGTAGATCAAGAAAAGCGAGTGGAGTATGCCGTTCTGGATGATTTAGAAGACTTCACTGACAACTTGATGGAAATCGATGAAGAAGGAGGGTTTACGTCTAAAGCGATTGTCCAGAGTGACAAAGCGGATGAAGAGAACTTGAACTATTCTTACGAG GATGAATTTGATAATGATGTGGATGCTCTGCTGGAAGAGGGCCTTTGTGTTCCCAAGAAGAGGAGAATCGATGAGAAATACACAGGGGAGAGCGACCATCATTCTGATGGGGAGACCACCGTGCAGCCCATGATGACCAAaataaaaactgttcttaaaa gCCGTGGCCGCCCTCCTACAGAGCCCTTGCCTGATGGATGGATCATGACATTCCATAACTCAGGCATTCCTGTATATCTCCACAGAGAATCCAGAGTTGTTACCTGGTCCAGACCTTACTTCTTGGGAACAGGAAGTATACGG AAACACGACCCTCCTTTGAGTAGCATTCCTTGTTTGCATTACAAGAAGATGAAGGAGAACGAGGAGAGGGAACAAAACAACGACATAACACCCAATGGTGAAGTATCGCCTGTAAAGCTCGCAGATAAGGCTCTAGAATCGGAGTGCCAAGCAGAGGAGCCTGACTCCACGGGCGCTGATTCAGGGACGTTAGAGGAGAAAGACCCCTCTGGGGGAGATGCAGCACAAGGAGCCTTAGGTCAAGTTAAGGCCAAAGTGGAAGTGTGCAAAGACGAATCAGTAG ACTTGGAAGATTTTAGGCATTACCTTGAAAAGCGTTTTGATTTTGAGCAAGTAACTGTAAAAAAGTTCAGAACCTGGGCAGAGAGGCGACAGTTCAACCGTGAGATGAAGAGGAAACAGGCGGAGTCTGAGCGGCCCATTCTGCCCGCCAATCAAAAGCTGATTACCTTGTCTGTACAAGATGCACCTACAAAGAAAG AATTTGTTATTAATCCCAATGGGAAGTCCGAAGTTTGCATCCTGCACGAATATATGCAACGAGTCCTAAAGGTTCGCCCTGTTTACAATTTCTTTGAATGTG AGAATCCAAGTGAGCCTTTTGGAGCCTCTGTTATTATTGATGGAGTGACGTATGGAGCAGGAACTGCAAGCAGCAAAAAGCTTGCCAAGAATAAAGCTG CCCGAGCAACACTGGAAATCCTcattcctgactttgttaagcaAACCTCTGAGGAAAAGCCCAAAGATAGTGAAGAACTAGAG TATTTTAACCATATCAGTATTGAGGACTCACGGGTATATGAACTGACCAGTAAAGCTGGGCTCTTGTCTCCATATCAAATCCTTCATGAGTGCCTTAAAAG AAACCATGGAATGGGTGATACATCCATTAAGTTTGAAGTGATTCCTGGTAAAAATCAGAAGAGTGAATACGTCATGACTTGTGGGAAGCACACAGTGCGTGGATGGT GTAAAAACAAGCGAGTTGGAAAACAGTTGGCATCTCAGAAAATCCTTCAGCTGCTTCACCCACACGTGAAAAACTGGGGCTCGTTATTGCGCATGTACGGTAGAGAGAGCAGTAAGATGGTGAAGCAG GAAACTTCTGATAAAAGTGTGATAGAGCTCCAGCAGTATGCCAAAAAGAACAAGCCAAATCTACACATCCTGAACAAGCTGCAGGAAGAAATGAGGAAACTGGCGCAAGAAAGG